DNA sequence from the Malus sylvestris chromosome 10, drMalSylv7.2, whole genome shotgun sequence genome:
ccaggttttagataagcttgttcattggtggctcacgaggattgacTGGAAGTTCTGACAGATTATCACAAATGTAGGGCATCTTTGGGTGTCGTTTAATTAGTACTTATTTTCTGTActgaacttaggctacttatgctctaattgtgtattcacacattttctagcacttatcttagctagtactcttatgaatttggcttttatttattcatattctctattatcattattgcttccgcactgtgcacatagctacgtcaccctcacgtgacggccaacatgctcTGATtcgggtcagggtgtgtcaaaaaATGTACTGtatgtataatttttcttttatattaaccaagtatattattattttttatttaataaaatttcacttAGTACCAGAAAAGGAGGGAGCTTTAATAAAAACAGTTTTTTCTAAACTTTTTATTAACATAAAATCATCtgataactttatttaataaaaataacttacactttaatgaaaagatcttaaatttgaatgaaaatgaaaaaaaaattaatataataaaaacaaaataaaaaaatagtaaaaattgCAGTAGAACCCTGTGTGTCCATCACATacactctctctccttttattcactatttttaaaactaaatatTGATTATTTCTCAAACTGAACACGTGTATTGTACTACagtatttcttaaactaaacgctgactatttcttaaaattAAACACGAGTACAatcactatttctaaaactgaatattggtactatcactattttttaaattgaatattgactatttttgaaattaaacatAGGTAATACACTATTTTTTAAACGAACTATttgattggtttttttttttttcattttttcttttattcttatcattaaacaatttttttttattcttatcattaaataaatttattagatgacttttaattaaaattaaaagttttaaaggcctttttattaatttttctaaaaataatgGACagagaaaattcaaaaatatcaGCACCTTCGTGATGCTCTGACTTGGAGACTTGGATCCCAAGTCTCCCTGACTTGGACTTTTTTGTAGACAAAGGCGCCAATTGGCAAATTAGCATTGGCCCACaaacttctgttttttttttgtagtggcCACTTTTTTGCAGTAGTGAGGGGATCAAAGacaatcagaaaaaaaaaacaaaaaaaacaaaaacaaaacgttGGCACgcatttctccttttcttctgcTTCAAATACAGTCTCAAAACATGATGAGCAAATTACTGTAAGCTAGCAACCAAAGAAGAacaattgcataaaataaattaactaTCACGCGGTGCTCTTATCTTATAAAGCAACATTATGTGATATTGACCGAAAAGTTGCGACGACAAACGAAAAGACctcaaaacaccaaaataaTTGGCTAGTAGTACCTCAAAGTGCAGTATCCAAAATTATCcctttcaacattttttttggGTTAGATAGAGATTTTTTTGCAGTCTTTGGAGAGCCACTTGGACTGCATGTAGCTGGCTTGTCTCCAAGGAGGAATATGGAGgccactctccctaagagattGCTTTGCAGCTGAGCAAAGGAGAGATATGATCTTGTCAAGTTTCTCTTCAGTCCCAACAAAAATGGTGGGCAGAGTGTCTTTGAGCTGCTTGTAGTTCTGTGTAGGTCTTGCCACTTCAAATTGTGACCTGAAATCTATGTCTACTATGAGCCTTGTCACTTTTCCACCATCTTTAACattgttgttcttcttctccctcaccATTACATCAACATATTCATATCCACCTGTATATTCAACGgcttaaaaaccaaaattaaccaATCAAAATCAAATGTGTACtcgagaaaaaaaatgaaatttatccGATACAATGAGGGCGGAGGAAATGGATAGCAAGATCTTTCAGTCCGTAATGAATACtcttaaacaactaaaattcaaaatatcgcataaaaaatgaaatttgagagAGTGAGGGTCACCTTTAGAGAGCCTCAAAGATGAAACCCATGAAGTTTTGCAAAGGGAAGCTTCATAACCATCCTCATTTAGTTTCATCACAACGCATTTATTTTTCAGATTGTTGGGTTCCACCACAGCCCCCATGTCTCTCAAATACTTCAAGATTTTCTCAAGAATCTCAATCTCACAATCTGTTGCTTTCCATACCAAGTcctaattaagaaaaaaaaaacccaacataTATAAGATTAAATAAAGAAGAGGGTTTAtatcattttaaacatatttgaACATGAAAACATTCAAAATTCTAGTTCATTCAAGTGTGGGAGTTATATTAATTCCTTGTTTCAATTAGAGGCAAGCTCTTTGTATTCATTAACTTTCAGATAAATCTttatttctattaattttcttCACTTAATTTCTCGTCTGAAAGTGTAACAATATCTTAAAAGCCGAATACTTGTATTTGGCGAGTGTCCGATGAGGATCGGATACAGAATATGCAACCAAACTAAAGCATCCGTGATTCATTGCCGTTCCGctacaaaaattataaaattagaaaCACAAGGAAAACTAAAGGAGAAATGTACATACcgatatacacacacacacccaccacACACAtagataatatatatacatatacacaaaTATATAGGAGCAAGAGGAAGActaagaaaagagaagagacCTGTAAAGTGAGAAATTTGGGTTGACGAGTGGGGGAGAGAGGGTTTGAATTGGGAGCTGCTGAGGAGGAGTCTGATGAATAAGATTCATTGAAGTCTCTCACCATTTGCATCAGTTCTTCTTCTGTTAGGCTCcccattattttcttttctcttctgcAATTCTTTAGTCAGTCTCCTTTCTTTCATCCGAGGTAAGGAGGAAGAAGATTTGTAAGTGTAAATAATTTCTGATGAGAAAGTTTCCTCCTTCAGTTTATTTTTCTTGACTTTTAGACATATAGAGTGATGTCATCAAGAAAAGAcggaaacaaataaaaagaagtgAAAGTAGCAGTGCCATTGTAATCATTACTGCATATATTCATATCCCCGATTAATGTTATGCAGGAATTAATCCATTAGTAGCATGGCATTGATAAAGCTATGAGCctatgtatttatttaattaatcccCTCGAAAAATAGAAATCTGTTTATTGGAGATTAATtggtttttttaacttttttataaTAAAGCTAAAACTACAAAATAAACCTCAGAAGCAACTGGATTCATCTAAAGTCAACTGAATCATGGATCAAGAATATGATTAGAGACTCGTTTGGAATTACTTTTAAAGTttgaaaacgtttttttttaaatgttcttAGAattaatctttagtaaaaacgtaagtaaatattgaaaaaacacttaaagtgcttaaTGAAAGAAATACATAATTAGTGTTTCTTTCAAGAAGCATTTGTTctgaaaaaacacttgaaatgcTTTCTGGAAGAAGCAGATACCTGGTGTTTCTTttagaaaacatttcaaatgcttttggaatccaaaaacattttctctaaaaacgtttttagtcattttaaaagcacttcaaaaactccgcctatgtcttacatggccggtcccaagcccggataaaggaggagggggagggcgtcaggtagtcgacagccggcactccatgatcacgtcgaatccttatgaaaatgaatccagaacaaaatcgcgctaaagctagggcgtcacccgtaagtggcgcgctgtgtggcctgagcacagtgataagtgagcaagggtcgctgtatctccatcggcacccggatgcagtgttaaatgagcaagggggccatagaaacttcttttcgaacgactccactcaaagttgtttgggagcatatgctcctatcaactttacccgggacacacaaaagaagtactttgatcctattagacgggggagggtgaagaagctaggacagaagggtagagttcaagagagcaaaatgcgtttaggaacgtggaatataggaaccttaacgggaaaatctatggaagtagtggaagttatggtgaggagaaggataaatattatgtgcctacaagaaactaagtgggttggtagtaaggcaaaggatctagaaaactcagggtttaaactttggtattcgggcacaaatagaacgagaaacggtgttggcatcatcgtggacaagaccttggtacaagatgttgtagatgtcaagagggtaggagatagaatcatggcaatcaagattgtaataggacaagaacttatcaatgtgattagtgcgtacgcacctcaagtagggttggatacgagttcgaaggagaaattttgggaagatcttggagacttggtgcaaggaattgctcagacggagaagttatttataggaggagatttaaatggacacgtgggcagggagacaggcaactatggaggttttcatggtggccatggttttggggagagaaacgaggatggggaagctatcttggattttgcaatggcatatgatctcttcttagccaacaccttctttaagaagagagaagaacatgtgatcacctacaagagtgggtcgtcaaaaacacaaatagattttcttctaatgaggaaaggggatcgtataacttgtaaggattgcaaagttataccaggagagagcgtggctaatcaacatcgcttgttggtgatggatgtacatatcaaaagagtaagacaaaagaacaagacttggaagtgcccaaggactagatggtggaatctaaaagaagaaaaacaagccattttcaaagataaggtaatcacccaatgtgtgtgggatagagagggggaagctagccaaatgtgggattccatggctagttgtatccgaaaagtagcaaaagaggtattaggagagtccaagggctttgccccacaccaaaaggaatcttggtggtggaatgaggaggtacaaacaaaggtgaaggctaagaaggaatgttgtaaagccttatacaaggagaggactgatgaaaatggtgaaaggtatagaaaagcgaagcaagaggcgaagaaagctgtcagagaagctaagttagcggcttacgacgatatgtataaacgactagataccaaagaaggagagttggatatctataaactatctagagcaagggaaaagaagacaagggacctaaaccaagtgaggtgcatcaaggatgaggatggaaaggttcttgctacagagaacgcggttaaagacagatggagaggttattttcataatcttttcaatgaaggacatgaaatgagtgcttctttaggggagttgagtaactcagaagagtgtagaaactactctttttatcgtcgaatccggaaggaagaagtggttgtagctttgaagaagatgaagcataaaaaagcaataggcccagacgatataccaatcgaagtgtggaaacttttgggagagacaggtataacatggctcactgaccttttcaataggattttgaaaacgaagaagatgccaaatgagtggcgaatgagcactttggtgcctatctacaagaataagggcgacgtacaaaattgcatgaactataggggtattaagctaatgagtcatacaatgaagctctgggagagagtcattgagcatagattgaggcaagagacacgggtttcggacaaccaattcgggttcatgccagggcgctcaaccatggaggcaatctatctcttacgaagattgatggaaagatatagagatgggaaaaaggatttacacatggtctttatagatttggaaaaagcgtatgatagggtcccaagagacattctttggaggattttagagaagaaaggagtacgagtagcatatatccaagctataaaggatatgtatgaaggagcaaagactgccgtaagaactcatgaaggacaaaccgaaagctttcccataactgtaggattacatcaaggctcatccttaagtccttacctttttgcgttggtaatggatgagttaacacgacatattcaagatgatattccttggtgtatgcttttcgcagacgatatagtgttgatagatgaaactcaggaaggggtaaatgcaaagc
Encoded proteins:
- the LOC126586141 gene encoding uncharacterized protein LOC126586141 gives rise to the protein MGSLTEEELMQMVRDFNESYSSDSSSAAPNSNPLSPTRQPKFLTLQDLVWKATDCEIEILEKILKYLRDMGAVVEPNNLKNKCVVMKLNEDGYEASLCKTSWVSSLRLSKGGYEYVDVMVREKKNNNVKDGGKVTRLIVDIDFRSQFEVARPTQNYKQLKDTLPTIFVGTEEKLDKIISLLCSAAKQSLRESGLHIPPWRQASYMQSKWLSKDCKKISI